The DNA region CAAAACATATCACAACTTGCCACTACCCTCATCTTCAACATATAGTTCAATATTCAATTCAACGATACCTATATGACATTTAGAAACAGATCAAAAGAACTTAACAAAAAACTAAATTAGAATAATCTAATAAGCaaatagttaataaaaataacaagacATTACACTGTCTAAATAACTCAACAACAACATTAATATTGAGATAATGAGCTGTCCAAAAAATTACAGCACACAAACAGCTTACTTAGATTAATTTTATGTCAATGAATAAgaacactaaaataaaatttattatgataataataagaaaaaacatAAACACGCATTAATAAAACAGAGCCAATTGAAGAAAGTAAAACtggattagggttagggttagggttcaaAAAGgggttaggattttttatttaaaatgaaataaaaacgaGGATAGAATATGGGGAGGGATGAGGGCAACCTACCTAGAGGAGGGAGGAGAGACGCAACTCCGGTGACAGAACATGCACCAACGGCAGCGGCACCAATGACGGCGAAGATAGAAGGAGAAGCTTCATTTCAGAAAacaaaacaagataaaaaaaagtCCATTAAGTCTTTAGAGAAGAATGCAGATGGCTAGCACTGACAGAGGGTGGCAGGAAGAGCTACCAGAggtagagagaaaagagagaaagagagaggaggaggttagagtgtgtgtgtgtgcgtgcgcatgtGTTTTGAAAATGAGAGGGGAAGGTACGCGTTTTGAATTTAGAGCAAGTTTACCATCGGATAAATCTAACGATAACGTATTGCGGGTCACCATAATACAGCGTTCCACTAATTGGGTTTACTGATAGATTTTTCTGCCAGTAAATTCCATGCTAAATTTTGCGCctatttttccattttttctctAATTATTATTGGCGAATTTACCATCGGAAAATAAAATTCACCGATAATGATTTGACATGACGAATTTGACACCTAAACAGTCAGTAAATTCACCGGTAAAGCCGACGCTAATTTGCGACAGTAAATTCGATGGTAAATCTAACGGTATTCAACGTTTTTCTTGTGATAATCTATAACTCTAGTAATACAAGCACCCACTCGTGTAGTCACTATGAATTAGAAGACTTGACTGGTACACCACATCTTATAACGTAATGGTGTACTACACGAAAGACATAACACGTATATATTTTTGGACGTCATCTCTTAACAAAAGCACTAATCAGCGGGTCATCTAGCTTAAACCAATAGTTACTGAACCTATAAAAATGATATTATCCGATAATTTTTAAATATGGTATGATCGGAATCTTTTAAAGCACACCCTATAGCCTCCTAATGCTGGTAATATATCAAACCtgctatataataataaaaatatttattaagaatttATAAGAAACTTTAAAATCAATAGATTTTCCGACTAAAAAAGTTTAACAAATTCGTAacctattaaaatatatataataacttaattaaTTCATAATTATTTCTTAACTATTTTTTACACAAAGTGATGAAAATTTAATCCTAAAAAGTTAAAGTCAATAATGTCACTACATGcaaaatccaattttagtatcTTTACCACTCTTCTATTCTAACCTTATCTATAGAAatcaaatcctaaaaaacactatcACTCCATTCTAaacttaattataataaaaaattctaaattactACCATCActaatatttctaatttaaaaactctaataaaaaattttaactgactattttaactaaaatttctaatttaataatcCCAAACCACTATGGATCACTAACATTTCTAATATAACATGAAGAAAAGAAATATGACGTGTATTGACCTCTTCGTTGATGTTATCAGCAACATAGGCAACTTCATCTAGTTAATAAAAACAATCTACGTCATCTTCCCTCACTAGCACTTTTTCTTTGTCGCTTTATTTTTCCTCTGGATTCTTTGGAGTGTGGGGTGTGGTGTGATAGAGATTGTAAATTATATGAAACAAAAACGAACTTAAATAGGTTCTACCTAGATAAATCCTTTACCTTGAGTGACTTTCTTGATAAATTGTAACACAAGGATTCGATTTAACAGTTATAGTGGTAAATCGTGCTATCCTAAATCGATTTGCCTTAGATTTTTTAAACCGATTTTGTCCGCATTGATTTAGAAGGTTTAGAAAATCCAaaatctcaaatcaaaactctCTCTCCCCTGCAAGTAATTCAACATGGAGAATTACGATTTACTATTTTAAAGTTTTTGAACAGAAATTAAATTTGTCCAAATTAATTTATGTACAAACAGCAAAATTAAACTTTGTTGTTATGATTTATATATGTTGAAAAAGAACACTTGTATATGCAAAATAAAATCAAGACATTTGTATAATATTGAATATCAAACATTTTATTAATGTGAACTATctttaaaattaatgattaaattaaatattaatataaaatacatattgaaatataaaacataattaaaaataaactaatttttagtATGCTCGTAATGTTTCTAATTGTCTtatagtataaatttttttattaattacttttaataataaaagtaaaaacaaaaaaatgtcaATATACTATTTagcataaaataattttatgcatacatcaaattatgTAACACTACATTAACAAAGACAATCTcattagattttttttgtttaaccaAACGGTATCTCCCAACCCGACAGGTTAAGGATtaatccgtcgcggatctgaGAGCAATCTCATTAGATAACTAACTAGAGTTGAAGGCAACATAAGCCAGCTAGGGTAAAATAAGGCCCAATAAAAAAATCCCCAAAAAAGATCCTATCTAATTTAACCCTAACCCCAATGATAATACATCGTAAAAAACTAACCACACAAATCCTAAATCCTCTTTCTACATCCACGTAACAAATTCTAATCCTTCTTTTCACATTCTCTTTGACCATCGCCGATCCCTCCGTTACGACGCACAGCATCTCTGACTACTGCGGCTCCCCCCACTCGTAAGAAAcatccaaaatctaaaaaaaaatctaaaaccattttaaaaaattacaaattcattttaaaaattcaaaatcattttaaatattttaaaacatcCGAAACGTAATAAAAACAAACATCTAAATCTTAACAAAAATGAGAtatccaaaataattttaaaatttttaaaacttaacaaaacaagacattcaaaaaaatattgagaaaagaacatccaaaaaataagaaaaaacatccaaaattattgaaaaaactcatccaaactcaaaaaaaaagaaacatccaaaacatagaaaaaagaaTCATCTAAAAccaaacaaaagaagaagaaatcgtAGGATGGCCGATAACAATGCCTTTGACGGCGCTACGTGGATGACACAAGCATGGACGACGAGGGTGACAACGTGCCGCCGAGGTCTTGCGTCGTGGGTGGACCCGGCGATGGCTGCATCGCAACGAATGGGGTCGCGATGGTGTTCCGCTATGCAAACGTGTTCAGAGGATAAAGTCTGCGGCAGTGGCGACGGCTGTGTCCAACAAGAAAGCCGCGATGAAGGACAATGGTGGGGTGCAAAGAGGATGTTGCGCGACATTACAGCAAACGCAATGGTAATTGATGGACAACGACACTAAAAACTACGTGATAACGGCAGGTTTGTGAGGTGAAAAATTTGACTATTTTCACATGGATGGAAAAGAATTAagatttttgtaaattttttttatgtaccaTAAATGCAATTAGAATAAATTTAAGTaggatttttttagattttttatttatttataaaatttgaattataatagaaTTGACTTATGTTGCTTTATAAGAAAattggtttttatattttttccaacaaaaataattatcttttaaatgtattatataaataatcacaaaaaattatatataattaaataaaaatttaattaatatgttttttaacacatgataaatttattaatagtaaaaacttttaaacatttttatttaataaatataaaataaatatattaaaaacttaaatttttacttttaacaatttttttttaatttgtaaactacacgacaaaaataaatttattaaattattaatttatcctctaacatcaaaattaaactctataaaAAATACAGAATAATACATATATGATATCTCATTATGGTATTTATTTCATCACTGCTCCTTTCTTTATTGCCAAAAACAATCAGACCCAAACACCTCCCACCTGAAGCACACATGGGTTTACAAACTCCAAGAACAAAATTTACTGCTATTTTATTAGACGCCCGGTAACTTTGTTCTCTTACACACACACATACAAAAaagaaactctctctctctctctctctctgtgcacTTGTTCTGTTTATCACGATCAAACAAAACTGAGAAAAGGTCCAACATACTACTATGTAAAAATTACATACAAAGAAAGACGCCAACAATATAAGATTAAGTTTGATTTGTATTCTACCAATAATAATGAGACTGGTCTAACACACCCACCGAACTTATGATAAGAGAAATGTTTTCGGACTCATTTTCCTTTTTCTGGTACTCATGATGTCCTTATTATTCTATGATATCATTGAATGGAGTGGAGTGTGACTCTAAAAGTGTTTCAACATTGATGGAAGAATCTTTTACGAGAGCTTGTTTAACTCATGATTGCTATGGAAGAAGGACTATTATCAAGCATCTGATATCCATTATGGTTGTCTCTGTCTGCATCTTCAGATGAAGACTGATCTTGATCTCGATCCTGCTGCCTCTCTTCTTGACCATTCATGATATGCATCAAAAGCTCTTCAGGCTTCAACTCGTTCTTCttgtcattatcattatcatcaagCTTGTTATTGTTCTTGGGCTTCTTGCTGTATATGGCCTCAAGATGGTGATAATAGGGACATGTTTTAGAGTCCTCGGGCTTCCTCttgttcttctccttcattctcTTGAAGTACTTGTTGATGTTCTCCCACTTCTCCTTGCACCTCTTTGCGCTCCGATCGTATCCGAGTCCCTTCATGGCCGTAGACACCTCCTCCCAAAGCGGTCCCTTGTTCCCTTGCTGCTGCTGTAACTGCTCATCCACTTGTGTCCTCAGCCTTATCAATGCCTCTACTTCATCCTTCGGCCACCGCGAAGAGCTCATGTGCACAAAATTCCCAACATTGATGCCATTCCCAACTTCgtctttctccttctccttctccttctcctgcTCCTGGAGGTGGTTATTATTATCAGCTGGAAATTGCAGCGCGCCATTGTTGTTGCTGTTTTCTGCAAACTTTCTTATGAAGGACATAACCGCTTCGTCCTTGGCGGCGGCAATCGACCGTTCCTGAGCGAGAAGCTCGCGCTCCTTCTTGATCCTGGCAAGCTCCTCCGTCTTCCATGCTTGCTCCCTCGCCATTCGATCCTGGTCGCACTTATCGAGAACTTCCATGAACTTCCTCTGCAGGCTCTCTTGCTTCTCCAAAACCTCCCTCATAAGCCCCTCAAAGAACAGCCTcagcctcctcttcttcttcctcctcctcccttcACCTTCGTCTTCACCCCCGCCGCTCGAGTAAGACGAAGTGGCGGAGCTGGAATGCTCCATTGCAGTAACCGGAAACCTAACGGAACATGGAACCGCATCTTGAATAACGGCGTTATTGTTAGGGTGCGGGTCTAATGCTTCTAGTTGATCAAAGAAACGGTAAGTTTTTCCGTTACGCTTTCCGGAACGGCCTTCCTTGGTCCTCCTATGGTACTTGTAAATATTCTCAAACTTCTCTTTACACTTCTTCGCACTCCTTTCATATCCCAGCTCACCTAATTTCCTAAACACAGTTTCAAACAACCATTTAATTTCATCGTAATTAACTGTAATTAATACTACTTAATTACTTTATTTACCTTGAGACTTGTTCCCAAAGAAGGGCTTTGGGGCTGATGTCTCTGAAGGCGCCGTCCATTTCAGACCTAATTTTTATCAAAGCCATTGTCTCTTCTCGCGGCCACCGGTTCGCGCCGCTTGAGTTCCGCTCACCATCTTCGCCTTTCAAACCATCGGACGATACGCTGTCGCCTTCCGCCGCCGCTACCGCCACCTTCCTGTTCTCTATGCTATTTTCCGGTAAGGTTGAGTTTTCCATTATCACTTTCACTCAATTACAGCTCTGTGCACTTGGAATTCGTTGgagcgaaaaaaaaaattagaaagaaaaacggAAAAGAAAAGGGATggtaaaaaattgaaagaaagagGGTAATTTTGATAACGGGAACGGAGggtgcatttttttttttgaatcttaTTGATATTGATTTGGGAGGAGGCTTCACGGTGAGTCACGGTTCTATTCTAGATTTCTAGTTCTAGTTTCTAGTCGGTGTAGTTCTACCATTACCGTAGCATATTATATCATTTTATTCTTATTGAGGGCGTAAGTTTACCCTAAGTTACAACTTACAAGAGAGAGAAAATGAATggtgaataataaattaataacagatATAGATATATAGTATTTTAAAACTTAACTAAAAAGCTTAATtttgagaaggaaaaaaaatgtgaaaaagaaagagGTGAAGAAGATGAGGTTATCAGATAGATTCCATCCAGCAAAGACACATGTCGACACGGCGGTATCTAATTGGGTGAGGCGTCATTACACTATTTTTCCACTTGTCCAACTTTGACCTTTctccaaaacaaaattaaaatttgacagCTACGGTCAATTTTAGTGGCTTTTTTCCCTCCTTTTTTTTTAtctcatctttattttaattcttcGGTTTTCTATGCGGAAGAGGAGGAGGGGAACGAGGGCCCTAGATCAATTAATAAATCTAAAGATAATTATGAGGTCTggtgataaaaatatttatgtgcaAGGGGTAAAATGGTGAAActaaatggaatgggagtgggaaaATAATTGCGGTGGTGGTGGGAGAAAAAGGACACTTGGGGCCGAAGCAAAAGTcggtttcttttataattttatgggGTGTGAGTCCGGTTTGCAAGGGAAGAAGGCCCACAGAGCCCACATTCTTGTTCTGTACGTTTGTGCCACCCCTCCCACTCAGGCACTCACTTATCTTTGCCCCCCACACACAATTACGTGTGCAATAAATTTTGCCATCACCACATTGTTTTGTGTCGGTCatctcaaaaaatataaaaataaaaaaaataaattagatgcCATCCAAAACTCATCGCCCCGGCCCTTGGGTTTTAGGGTctatttaatttgattaatttttgttACTATAACACAAAACgttaaaattttctattattgGTGTGTGGTGGGTTCGATAAATAACGAATTGATGCCAAGTACCGCACCAATTGCAATTGGCACGAGTTATTTATTCCTATTTTGGCGGCACCCTGTGAGATGCAAATATTGTGCCATGAAAtattgtaaaatataattttatatcagcTTT from Arachis hypogaea cultivar Tifrunner chromosome 10, arahy.Tifrunner.gnm2.J5K5, whole genome shotgun sequence includes:
- the LOC112715874 gene encoding trihelix transcription factor DF1, which translates into the protein MENSTLPENSIENRKVAVAAAEGDSVSSDGLKGEDGERNSSGANRWPREETMALIKIRSEMDGAFRDISPKALLWEQVSRKLGELGYERSAKKCKEKFENIYKYHRRTKEGRSGKRNGKTYRFFDQLEALDPHPNNNAVIQDAVPCSVRFPVTAMEHSSSATSSYSSGGGEDEGEGRRRKKKRRLRLFFEGLMREVLEKQESLQRKFMEVLDKCDQDRMAREQAWKTEELARIKKERELLAQERSIAAAKDEAVMSFIRKFAENSNNNGALQFPADNNNHLQEQEKEKEKEKDEVGNGINVGNFVHMSSSRWPKDEVEALIRLRTQVDEQLQQQQGNKGPLWEEVSTAMKGLGYDRSAKRCKEKWENINKYFKRMKEKNKRKPEDSKTCPYYHHLEAIYSKKPKNNNKLDDNDNDKKNELKPEELLMHIMNGQEERQQDRDQDQSSSEDADRDNHNGYQMLDNSPSSIAIMS